One window of the Rosa rugosa chromosome 3, drRosRugo1.1, whole genome shotgun sequence genome contains the following:
- the LOC133737652 gene encoding uncharacterized protein LOC133737652 yields the protein MFLQTLSNIAELGPSTLVIKTLKPEHKCASLTESHHLTYHRIAKEVQEDLFVDEEWSRNGMHNHIQKKFNVDVSTQKIARGRAKAKRMNDGHYIQQYNMLASYKKELLRSNPGSTVQIKTEMVGEVRRFHRLYICLAACKKGWIEGCRPLIGLDGCHIKGQHPGQLLSVVGVDGNNGMFPIAWAITEVENRDTWRWFLEYLAWDLKMERPSFYTFIIDKQKGLGMAIAELFPGAEHRHCVRHLYNNFKAKHPGEGLKQLVWDAARSSTRVWFNKHMDEMKGLDDVAWTWFQDKSPEQWSRAYFRDDSRCDLLLNNLCESFNAAILPARGKPIITMLEKIRMDMMVRMANRRVAAQRWTDMVGPRIRKILEKVAERSSCYRAYHSGEFEFQITGGGEKGSKHAVDQRLHICTCRRWQISGIPCVHAICAIRSKKADPALFCDDYLMPSTYMESYNPIIHPIAGEDDWDQVDCLIAHLPHIRSKPADQK from the exons ATGTTTTTGCAAACTCTGAG CAATATTGCAGAACTTGGTCCAAGCACTCTTGTCATCAAGACATTGAAACCTGAGCATAAGTGTGCAAGTCTTACAGAGAGTCATCATCTAACATACCACAGAATAGCGAAGGAAGTACAAGAAGACTTGTTTGTGGATGAGGAGTGGTCCAGGAATGGGATGCATAACCATATCCAAAAGAAATTCAATGTTGATGTAAGCACGCAAAAAATTGCAAGAGGGAGAGCAAAGGCCAAAAGGATGAATGATGGGCATTACATACAGCAGTACAATATGTTGGCAAGTTACAAGAAGGAGTTGTTGAGGAGCAACCCAGGGTCTACAGTTCAGATCAAGACAGAGATGGTAGGTGAGGTGAGGAGGTTTCATAGGCTCTATATCTGCCTGGCAGCTTGCAAGAAAGGATGGATTGAGGGTTGTAGACCTTTGATTGGATTAGATGGCTGCCATATTAAAGGTCAGCACCCTGGTCAACTACTTAGTGTTGTTGGTGTTGATGGGAACAATGGTATGTTCCCCATTGCTTGGGCAATTACTGAAGTTGAAAACAGAGACACTTGGAGATGGTTTTTGGAGTACTTGGCTTGGGATCTGAAGATGGAAAGGCCTTCATTTTACACATTTATCATAGACAAGCAAAAAGGTTTGGGGATGGCCATAGCTGAATTATTTCCTGGGGCAGAACATAGACACTGTGTCCGGCACCTATACAACAACTTTAAGGCCAAGCATCCGGGTGAAGGGCTGAAGCAACTAGTGTGGGATGCAGCTAGATCAAGCACCAGGGTTTGGTTCAATAAACACATGGATGAGATGAAGGGATTGGATGATGTGGCATGGACTTGGTTTCAGGACAAGTCTCCAGAACAATGGAGTAGGGCTTATTTTAGGGATGATTCAAGGTGTGACCTTTTGTTGAACAATCTTTGTGAGTCATTCAATGCAGCAATCCTGCCAGCTAGGGGCAAGCCTATTATAACAATGTTGGAGAAGATAAGGATGGATATGATGGTAAGGATGGCAAACAGAAGAGTGGCAGCTCAAAGATGGACTGATATGGTTGGTCCAAGGATTAGGAAGATATTAGAGAAGGTGGCAGAAAGGAGCAGCTGTTATAGAGCTTATCACTCTGGTGAATTTGAGTTCCAAATAACTGGAGGGGGAGAAAAGGGCAGCAAGCATGCAGTGGACCAAAGGCTTCACATTTGCACATGTAGGAGGTGGCAGATAAGTGGAATACCTTGTGTCCATGCCATTTGTGCCATCAGAAGCAAAAAGGCAGACCCAGCTCTTTTTTGTGATGATTACTTGATGCCAAGTACTTATATGGAATCCTATAATCCCATTATTCATCCTATTGCTGGTGAGGATGATTGGGACCAAGTGGACTGCCTTATAGCGCACCTCCCCCATATAAGAAGCAAGCCGGCAGACCAAAAATGA
- the LOC133737653 gene encoding protein WUSCHEL-like: protein MEPQTQQPTEDGGRNKAVGSSANMLCRRSSTRWTPTPDQIRILNELFYNKGVRSPTVEQVQRICFQLKRYGKIKDKNVFYWFQNHKVLDKQKKKFTSNVHVPMQRSGFVGNGTNWTPEDKYINFGSSAFVSASSAGVSGSIKEIETLPLFPMHGEDIFGNMKTTSEGGSGYGYYSGGSGGYNGGSRISLELSLNSSGSVDLD from the coding sequence atggaaccacaaacccagcaaccaaccgaggatggaggaagaaACAAAGCAgtcgggagtagtgctaacatgctttgcaGGCGGAGCAGTaccaggtggactcccactccagatcagataagaatcctcaatgagcttttctacaacaagggagttaggtccccaaccgTAGAGCAGGTTCAGCGGATCTGTTTCCAGCTGAAAAGGTACGGAAAGATCAAGGACAAGAATGTCTTTTATTGGTTCCAGAACCACAAGGTTCTGGAtaaacagaagaagaagttcACTTCgaatgttcatgtgcccatgcaaagatcagggttTGTTGgtaatggtaccaattggacaCCTGAGGATAagtatattaacttcggatCTTCAGCATTtgtttctgcttcttcagctggtgttaGTGGATCCATtaaggagattgaaacccttccactgttccccatgcatggtgaggacatttttggcaacatgaagactacttccgagggaggtagcggctATGGCTACTACTCCGGTGGCTCGGGCGGCTACAACGGTGGCTCtcgcatttcccttgagctcagcctcaactcctccGGATCTGTTGACTTGGATTAG